The Stieleria sp. JC731 genome has a segment encoding these proteins:
- a CDS encoding DUF1552 domain-containing protein — translation MSHGQKPTFSRRGFLRGSGLSVALPALVSLKASSAAAFEATPSAGAVTSTGAPLRMAFMSIPNGVQQENWFPTEDYQLNETMKPLEGLKSDLQVISGLDHINATAGPDGAGDHARANATFLTGLRARKTSGSDIQCGISVDQVAAQAFGSVTRMPSLELTSDLIRNSGSCDSGYACAYQYNLAWSSPSTPVTPEANPRLVFERLFGAGTANDRKQNYEARLATKKSVLDFVLEEGRDVQRQLAAADSRKFDEYFSVVRDMERRIEAAERFKDPPETDQDAPAGIPRDFGDYMTLMYDMLHLAFQTDSTRVATLLLAYDGSNRTFPQLGIPEGHHWLTHSQRDEKLAEKVARIDQFYIEHFARFLEKMRQTEDVDGNSLLHNSMIIYGGAIADGNRHTHENLPVIMAGHGGGKVTTGRYYQAEKQPMSNLYVSMLNLMGVPVTQFGDSDGRLDLGTA, via the coding sequence ATGAGTCACGGACAGAAACCAACTTTCAGTCGACGTGGATTCCTGCGCGGAAGCGGCTTGTCGGTCGCGTTGCCGGCACTCGTCTCGCTAAAGGCAAGCAGTGCAGCGGCGTTCGAAGCGACTCCTTCCGCCGGTGCAGTCACCTCCACCGGTGCACCACTGCGGATGGCATTCATGTCGATTCCCAATGGTGTGCAGCAAGAAAACTGGTTCCCGACAGAGGATTACCAGCTCAACGAAACGATGAAGCCGCTCGAAGGGCTGAAATCGGATCTGCAAGTGATCAGCGGCCTGGACCATATCAATGCCACGGCGGGTCCAGACGGGGCGGGTGACCATGCCCGTGCAAACGCCACATTCCTAACCGGCCTGCGAGCCCGTAAGACATCCGGCAGCGACATCCAATGCGGGATCTCGGTTGACCAAGTCGCCGCGCAAGCTTTCGGTTCGGTCACCCGAATGCCATCGCTGGAGCTGACATCGGACCTGATCCGAAACTCCGGCAGCTGTGACTCAGGATATGCGTGTGCATACCAATACAACCTCGCGTGGAGTTCGCCCTCAACTCCGGTCACGCCCGAAGCGAATCCCAGGCTTGTGTTCGAAAGACTATTCGGTGCGGGCACTGCCAACGATCGAAAGCAGAACTACGAAGCCCGATTAGCAACGAAAAAGAGCGTGCTCGATTTCGTTTTAGAAGAAGGCCGCGACGTACAACGACAGCTTGCTGCTGCCGACAGCCGAAAATTTGACGAATACTTTTCGGTCGTCCGTGACATGGAACGACGCATCGAGGCCGCCGAACGCTTCAAAGATCCTCCAGAAACAGACCAAGACGCCCCCGCGGGAATCCCTCGTGACTTTGGCGACTACATGACGCTGATGTACGACATGTTGCACTTGGCTTTTCAAACCGATTCGACGCGAGTCGCGACATTGTTGCTGGCCTACGACGGTAGCAATCGGACATTCCCGCAACTGGGCATCCCCGAAGGACACCACTGGCTAACCCATAGCCAACGTGATGAAAAGCTCGCTGAAAAAGTGGCTCGAATTGACCAGTTCTACATCGAGCACTTTGCACGGTTCCTTGAAAAGATGCGACAGACCGAAGACGTCGATGGGAATAGCCTGCTTCACAATTCGATGATCATCTACGGCGGTGCGATCGCTGACGGCAACCGACACACCCATGAAAACCTTCCCGTCATCATGGCGGGACACGGCGGTGGAAAGGTTACAACCGGCCGGTACTATCAAGCTGAAAAGCAACCGATGTCAAACCTTTATGTTTCGATGTTAAACCTGATGGGCGTTCCCGTCACACAATTCGGTGACTCCGACGGCCGCCTGGATCTTGGCACCGCGTAA